The Corynebacterium freiburgense region AACCTCGAACGAAATAACCTTATCGGCATACGCACTCACCTCCGACACTGCCTGGCATACAGGACACACCGCCGCCCGACCATATCTCATAGCTACATGCATTATCGGGGTTATCGGCATTATCGGCACCGCATTCAATACATGGCTTTCCTTGCTGTTTATCGCCCAAATTCTATGCTTGCTCTACGCCGCCTATATCGCCCACCAAAAAGCAAAAAGCACCATATAAAATGGTGCTTTTGTGGGGCCAGCGGGGCTCGAACCCGCGACCAGCGGATTATGAGTCCGCGGCTCTAACCGACTGAGCTATAGCCCCGCTAAGAGCTTAATACTTCTTTGCCTTGATGAAAAACTGACTTTCCAAACCAGCCTTTACCAGCCAATTTGCACTGCCACCCACCCCACTATATAGTTACTTCTCGTTGGAAACATTCCCCCATAGCTCAATTGGCAGAGCATTCGACTGTTAATCGAAGGGTTACTGGTTCGAGTCCAGTTGGGGGAGCTTGGACCCCGTGAGCTTCACGGGGTTTTTTGCTGCCGACCGTTAGGAAACACTATGCCTCAGCGCCTGAACGTTCCGGTTTTCAGCATTACACTCCTAGGCATTATCGGATTGACTGCATGGGCATTCTTTGGCCACGACTCCGCTGAAGCCGCACTCCATGCCGTTACCACGCTTATCGCCGAAAAACTTGGCTGGTTTTACGTACTAACCGCAACTATTGCCGTAGTTTTTGTAGTTGTTATTGCTTGCTCAAGCATGGGCAATCTTCGCCTCGGTCCAGATGATTCCCGCCCACAATTCAGTTTGTTTTCTTGGTCGGCAATGCTCTTTGCTGCAGGTATTGGCGTGGATCTAATGTTTTTCTCTGTTGCCGAACCCGTAACTCAATACTATTCCCCACCCCAAGGCCCCGGAGAAACCCGAGAGGCCGCAGAAAACGCAGTAGTCTTCGCACTATTTCACTACGGAATCTCCGGCTGGGCACTCTACGCCCTCTTAGGTATGTCCTTCGGTTTTTTTGCGTTTCGCTGGAATATGCCGCTTACACTGCGCTCCGCACTTTACCCTCTCTTTGGCAAACGCGTACAAGGCGCATTTGGGTATTCAGTCGATATTGCCGCCACCCTTGGCACAATTTTTGGCATTGCCGCCTCCCTGGGCATTGGCGTAGTCCAACTCAACTATGGCCTCAAACTGCTATTCGGCTGGGAGGAAGGCATTATCGTCCAATCCGCCCTTATTATTTTTAGTGTTTTTGTGGCTGGTATCTCCGCAGTCTCAGGCGTAGATCGCGGCATTAAGCGACTCTCCGAACTCAATATTTTATTTGCGTTGACCCTCATGCTGTATGTGGTCCTTGCAGGCAAAACTTCCTTCCTCCTTGACGCGTTTGTAGCAAACCTTGGCGATTATATTGCGAGGTTTGCAGATTGGACTTTGGACACATACGCATACTCCGACACCCCCGAACACACCCGCCAATGGTTTGCTAGTTGGACGCTCTTCTTCTGGGCTTGGTGGGTTGCCTGGGCGCCTTTTGTCGGGCTCTTCCTCGCCAGAATTTCTCGCGGACGGACATTACGTCAATTCGTGTTTGGCACACTGACCATCCCATTTATCTTTATTTTGATGTGGATGAGCTTTTTTGGGAATGCCGCACTCGACCGCGTTCGAAATGGCGACGACACATTCGGAAAAATGGCTATGGAAGCCCCCCAGCGTGGCTTTTATGACCTACTGCTTGATTATCCTGGCGGCTTTTGGCTTATTGGTTTGACCACTATGATCGGACTTTTGCTGTATATCACTTCTGCGGATTCCGGCGCACTGGTCATGTCCAATTTCACATCTCGCATTGACAATCGTAGCGACGGTCCCCGCTGGTCACGCATCGTTTGGTCCATTTTAATTGGCTTGCTTACTCTGGTCATGCTCCGTATCGACGGTGTCTCCACAGCCCAATCCGCAACGATCGTCATGGGTTTGCCGTTTACGCTGTTCATGTACCCACTTATGATTAGCTTGTGGCGGTCACTTCGCAGCGAAACTTCACCCCAATCACCGATCGACTGGCGCCGCCGCCTCGCCCGCTCTTTCGACTGGCCGAATGCTACGAAAGCACAGCACTACCTAAACAATATTGCCCTGCCCGCGCTTAACGACGTCGCAAAGGAACTGTCAGCACAAAACTTTCCGGCGGCCGTGACCACCACAGACGCCTTCCCAACCACACTCACCCTCAATTTCGGTGAGAAATCACTTTCGATTGTTCCAATACAAGGCGACATTCCCGCACTTGCCGGTTATAGTTTGGATCGCGAAGACCCCTACTTTGAGCTTCACCTTGGCGACATTGACATCTACGGCTTTGAAACCGACGAACTTATTAGCGTTATCCTTGATCGAGTGGAAGCGGAACGGAAAGGAACACCATGATCCAATTTGTTATTGGCGCAGCTGCAGGCTACGTCCTTGGTACAAAAGCTGGGCGAAAGCGTTTCGAGCAAATCAAAAAAGGCTACAACTTTGCCGTGAATTCACCAGCCTCAAAAGCCGCAATTAAAGCAACCCGCAAAGCTATAGCCAATAAGCTTGATCCGCAGCCCCGCATGAAAGAAATCAAAGTGCGGGACACGACCATCCTGGAACCTGACGAAGACTAACCAAACGCCCTCTCTAATAATTCGCGGCGGGCCTGCTCTAATGCAACCAAATCAGCAAACATTGACCTGTAGGTTGATTCATCATCAGAAGGCCGCATTCTCTGCAACTGCCCCTTAAGCAATGCAATCTGATTACCTACCCGAACTTCCTGCAGGCGCGATAGCACACTATCCGCATACTTTGCCAAATGCTCGGGGTCGCACCTAATCTCTTCAACAGCCAATTCTGAAACCAAAGTCCGGCCTAGTAAATCAGGCATTTCCCCAGCTACTTCGGCTACTCCACCGCCTTTCGCAATAGCCTCACGAATGGCCCGATATGATGCATTGCTATACGCATCAGCCGGAATCCCATCAAAATAGTTAGCAACTAGCTCCGGATACTGCAGCGCCAACTTCAGGCTTTCACGCTCCGCCCAAAGTTTCGGATCAGTTTTTTGTTGTTGCTGTACACGCTGCGGCTTCCATGCCCGACGAACCTGCTGCAGTACTTCCGTAGGGTCCGGCCAACCAACCCAACCAGCTAATTGACGCGCGTATTCGTTTCGTAGTGTTTCATCACGAATCCCCGCAACAACAGGCGTAGTTCTTCGTAATGCCTGCAACCGACCATCAGGCGAATCCAAAGAAAAATCCTGCAGCATAGCGCGAATAACAAACTCGAACATTGGAACCCTCTTTGCTACAAGGTCCCGTACTGCCGCATCCCCCTGCTGCAATCGAAGATCACATGGATCCATACCCTCTGGCGCCACAGCTACATATGACTGCCCGGTAAATTGCTGATCCCCCTCAAAAGCTCGCATTGCGGCCTTTTTGCCGGCCTCATCGCCATCAAAGGTGTAGATCAATTCACCCCGAAAATACGTATCATCCAACATCAAGCGACGCAGCATTTGTAGGTGCTCTTCACCGAAAGCAGTACCGCAGGCAGCCACCGCAGTAGTAATACCGGCAGCATGCATTGCCATAACGTCGGTATACCCTTCAACAACCACAGCTTGATGCGTTGAAGCAATATTCTTTTTCGCTTGATCAAGGCCAAAAAGTACCCGCGACTTTTTATAAAGCATGGTCTCGGGAGTGTTCATATATTTCCCGAGGTTGTCATCCTCAAACAGTTTGCGTGCGCCGAACCCAATAACGTCGCCAGCTAAATTTCGGATTGGCCACAGCAGGCGTCGATGAAACCGATCGATGGGCCCACGGCGACCCATTTTAGAAATGCCTGCGGCCTCAAGTTCTTGGTAGGTGAATCCTTTGCGGAGGAGATGCTTGGTAGCTACATCCCAGCCTTCCGGAGCATAACCACAACCAAACTTATGTGCATCAGCTGCTGAGAGCCCTCGTTCGGTAAGAAACTCCCTCGCCTTTGCTGCTTGAGGGGTTTCTAATTGCTCCATATAGAAACTGTGGACCGCTTTATTGGCCGCAATAAGACGCTGACGCGTTCCTGGCTCTTCGCGCCTAGTAGCCCCTTGATAATTAATGCGGTATCCGATTTTTTCCGCACAGATTTCCACGGCTTCGGGGAAGGAAACATGCTCCATTTTCATAAGGAACGTAAATACGTCTCCACCTTCGCCTGATGAAAAGCAGTGAAAATACCCACGGTTTGGACGCACATGAAATGATGGGGTTTTTTCATCTTTAAATGGCGAAAGCCCTTTGAGTGAATCCGCACCGGCAGGTTTGAGCTGCACGTATTCCCCAACGATTTCTTCGATGGGGGTACGTTCCCGTATCGCTGCAATATCCGAATCTGGGATTCTTCCTTTTGCCATGCCCTATACCTTAGCGCCCTCTCGGTTTTCTGTATTGCTTGAGTCTGCGCCGCTTCTCTTGAGCAAATGTTTGTCTAAATCTATCAGCTTTTGCGCCATCCGGTTCATGCTTTCCCGGCCTCCTTGTTTTGCCTTTGGACGTTCCTCTAATTCCTGCAAGTGGACCTTGTGGAGTCGTGATCGTAGTGATGTCCCCTATCTGCCACGTACAGGTTCCATCAACTGCTATTTCGCATCGTGCCCTGCCACCTGTTTTCATATTGTGATGGTGCCGGCAAAGACATTGCATATTCGACAGTGAGGTCCACCCACCACTGCGATAGTCAATCACATGGTCTTTATCGCAAAACTCTGCTGGTTTTTCGCATCCAGGGAACCGGCAAGTTCCGTCACGCAATTCCAGGACTCGTTTTATTGCTGCACCGGGGCGATAATGCTCATGGCATTCTTGAGCCACTGCAATTGCGTCACGCCAGATTATTTCCGCAGATTCGAAGAGCGCTGTTTTCCCTTGAAGGACTCCCGCACCAGCAAGGTAGTGAGGCTGAAGATCTTCTGGTGGCGCCACTGTTCCATAGAGTTCAAGTTTTACGTTTTGTGCTGTCCCGTTTACGAGCGCCATTATTGCCGTGCAGACGTCTTTATCCACTTTGGCTATGGTTTGTTCAAACAGGGTCGCCTCAGCCGCTGGCAAGACTATCTCAACACGCCGCATTCCAGGTGTTGCGGTTCCTTTAACTTGCATGCTCGGCGCAAGAATTGTCGTTTCTTTTTGTGTTTGTTTTGCGCTTTGTGCAAGCAGAAAGTTTTTTACCCAACGCTTAATGCTTTCCGGGCGCGGTAACGCTTGCTGATCACGTATTGGTTGAACATGTTGAGCTAATGCGGCATCTAATTCGCCCCATATTTCATGATCGTCACCTAAATGCTCAGTGCATTTCAGTATTCCCCGCAAATGATAAAACGTCATATGCCGGTAATACAGTGCGGCTTCTAAAAATTGTGGGAGGTGACGCAGAAGCATATCAATAATAAGCACCCAATCCCGCTCAATTGCCACACTGGTTTGCGCTAATTGAGCTTGTTTTTCTGCATGCATAGAACAATCCGCTACCTGCAGGTCAGGCTGTTGTGCAATATGGTCCATAATATCGTTGTAGTTCTTTTCCAGCGCACGTATTGCCAATGGGTTATCACTATAAGCGACCATAAAATTAGACATTTTCCGCCTTCACCCCCTAACAATAAGAAGTAAATTCCCGACCCTGAATCTAAGACCCATTTTAACAGATAATTTAACCAAGCTCCACGCTACCTACCCCCAAATTGGTAACAAAAACTAACCACGCTACTTTTTTACTAAAAAGCACATATATTCGAGCCCTTAAATCAGTTTTCCCGCCCATAAACCTCAAATAAAAACCATGTATCTAATACCGAACCACCCCAAAATAAGCCACAATCGCGGCCTAGAATATCCAATGAAGATCTCCCACACATACACTTGTAAACATGAAACGGAATCGCGTGCTTCAAAGCATTGGTGGCGCAGTATTAGTTATTGCTGCGGCGTGGTTAGGCATAGATCTTTCGCAAAATAACGGCACCCAATCCACCACGCAATCCAACCAAGTCACGCAATCATCCGCCCCACAGGACAACCAACCAAAACAGAAAGACCAGGCCACCAGTAACTTTAAGGCCAACCGGAGCGGGCTACCTTCATGCCCTGTAAACACACTTCCGGATCAAGCCAATGATGTAATTGACGATATTTTAGCGGGCGGCCCGTTCGAACATCCTGGCATTGATGGTAAGCATTTTGGCAATTATGAGCGGATTTTACCGAAAGAGAAAAGTAGTTTCTACCGGGAGTACACAGTGGATACTCCGGGTGTAAATCATCGTGGGGAGCGCAGGATTGTTGTGGGTGGGGGCTCGAAACAGGATCCGGATACTTGGTATTACACAGACGACCATTATGAGAGTTTTTGCGTTATTCCCGATGCCGAGAACTAGCACGCACTCCAACCACTCGACAAACCAGATCGCCTAACCGCTAGCTGTGGGTTGGTTCGCCGGTAATAAGGTGGTCGGCGTGGTTAAGGCTTTCCAGTACTAAGCGGCTAAGGTGCCCGTCGAGGACGCTATAGATAACATTTCGTCCAACTTTGCGGCATTCGACGAGCCCGCCGAGGCGGAGTTTGGCAAGGTGTTGGCTAACAACCGTGCGGTTAGCGCCGGTGGCGGCAACGAGTTCGGCGACGCTATGTTCGTCTTCGGTAAGGAGCCATAGGAGGTGGAGTCGGGTGGGTTCGGCTAGGAGTTTGAGGGTATTGGAGGCGGATTCGAGGAGTTTTGGAGATGCTTCGAGGTCGTGAACAAACGATGGTTCGATAAGGGTTTCGTGCATTTCCATTCAGTTCACTTCCATTGGATTAAAAAGTTCAACGTGTTGAATTGAGTGTACCCACTGGTTCCAATTTTGGCGCGGCCTCTCGGGTATTAACGCTAAGCATTGTGCCGAACAAACCAATAATTATCAACACTAGTGTGGCCCAGGAAAGTCCCATGGTGGCGCCGAGCCAGCCGGCAAGTGGGTAGGTTACCAGGTAGCACGCATGACTTAAGGAAAATTGCGCCGCAAACACTTGTCCGAGTTCCGCTTCAGGCGTGTATTTCCGCAGGATTTGCCCGATTGGGGTTTGCATTGCGGAAAGGGCAGCACCGAGCACGGGCCAGATAATCCAGAGTAACCATTCCCAGTGCAAAATCAGGGTGAGGTAGAGCACCACCATTCCGCTTATCGACGCCGCGGCCCCCGCCCACATCACGGGAAAATCACCGTAGCGTTCGCGAATTTTTGGCATAAGGAAGGCCACCCCCATTGAGCCAGCCCCGAAGACTGCGAGCAGCCAAGCGACCGCGGCGTCGTTACGCTGAAATACGGTTCGCATAATAACAACGGTATTTACCAATACCATGGCCATTGGGGCGGCGATTGCAATATTAAGCCAGAGGAGGCGTCGTAAGTGTGGCGTGCGGACCATAGTGCTAATGCCGCCTAGACTGTGCTTTTTACTTTTGTAGCCTTTGGGTAGTTGCGGGATAACGGAGGCAACGAATAACAGCGAGCCAAGGAACCCGAGGGCGGTACCCATAAAAAGTCCGTGGTAGGTCATTACAAGTAATGCTGCGGCGGCAAGCATTGGGCTGAGCAGTGCTTCAAGGTCATATGCCAGCCGGGATAGCGATAGGGCTGCGGTGTATTCGTCTTCATCCGCAATTACCCGCGGAATTGTAGCCTGGAATGCCGGAGTAAAAGTTGCTGAAGCTAATTGCAATACCGCAATAGCGGCATACAGTTCCCACTGAGTGTCTACAAACGGCAGCATTAATGCAATGCCGATGCGCAGGGCGTCAGCACCTATAAGGACGGCGGCAGTAGGGGCGCGCTGAAACCATGAACTCACTATGGGCGCGGCGCAAACATACATACAGATTTTTATGGTCAGCGCTATGGCAAGCACCTGACCGGCCTGGCTACCTGCGAAATCATAGGCCAATAACCCGAGAGCGACGGTAAGCAGCCCGGTGCCAATCAAGGCGACAATTTGTGCAGCAAAGAGGCGTCGGTACGTGCGATGACGAAGTGGGGCAAGCATAGCGAAACCTTTCAACCAATATGTGCACCCGTATGCACATATTGACTGATGGTAAACCTAACCTAGCTTCACCGCAAGAGAATTATTCAAAAAATCCGGAAATTGCCACCGCTTCCTTATACACACGCTGCAATCTCGATTCGGTCATAGAAGCGATTTGATCAATAATCACGCGTTGCCGTTGTGCATCATTTGCCGCTGCATCAAACCATGGCCGAAACATGGGATCTAGTGTTCCCGGCGCCCCCATTGCCAAATATTCATATACCAATCGAATCTGCTCCCGTTGCCGGTCCTGCCTGCGCAAATGCCCGGGATCCTCCATAACATAAAGCACCGCAATGGTCTTTAAAAGCGTTACCTCTGCCAGCGCCTGCGGTGGCACCACCAATATCCCAGAATGCCTTCCTAATACCTGACCAGATTTGCGAGTTGCAGCAATAGTTGCAGACACAAACCTGCCCACAAGTTCGGACGTTAACGCCTTGAGCGCCGCTACTTTTCCTAAACTGGCGTCATAGTCCGCCGCTGCGGACACTACTTCCAATTGCCGCAATCGGGCTGCGGCTTCAATGAGTTCGTTTTGATCTCCGCCAAAAGCCCGCGAACCCTTTTCCGCGAGCGCAACCAGCTCCACAAGATCCCAAAGCACACGCAAATCTATTCGATTTGAAAGAACGCCATCCTCAACATCATGAACGGAATAGGCAACATCATCGGACCAATCCATAATCTGCCCCTCTACCGGAGGCTGCACACCACTACTGCCCTGCCGAATCCACGCCAATACCGATTGGTCTTCGTTATAAGCCCCGTATTTTATGCCTGATTTTTTACTTGATACACCGCTTGCCTGGGCCTGCGCATCCGCTTGTGTCCATGGATATTTACACGCCGCATCCAGCGATGCCCGCGAAAGATTTAAACCAAAACTCTCCCCGGAAGGTGATAGCACTTTCGGTTCAAGACGTGTAAGAATACGCAAAGTTTGAGCATTGCCTTCAAAGCCGCCGCAAAGATCCGCAAGCTCATTGAGTGCCACTTCCCCATTGTGCCCAAATGGTGGGTGCCCGATATCATGGCACAGCCCGGCAAGCTCTGCGAGTTCAGGATCTACCCCAAGACCCGCACCTAATGCTCGTGCAATCTGGGCCACCTCCAATGAATGGGTAAGTCGCGTCCGCGGAGTATCGCCATCGTGCGGCCCCACTACTTGCGTTTTATCTGCAAGACGACGCAATGCAGCAGAATGCAAAACCCGCGCACGGTCTCGGGCGAACACAGTGCGATGTTCCTGGTTCGTTCCCGGAAAATGACTACGCTTTGCAGATTCGACAAAACGCCGCTCATAATCCAATGCGGTGTAGTGGTACCCCACTGCCCGACCCCTTTCAGATAAAACTTTTTATAACTTAGACACCAGTGTGCCAGGTCGATAGCTATTGTTGTGGTATGTATTCAAAGCGCGCCAATGTCCGAACAACATCCGCAACATTCGCAGCTATGTGTGTCACAGGAATCGCTGCACTTAGCACGGCACCCATAGCATTGGCCGTGGCGCCGAACTCTTTTGAAACTACTAGCATCCACCTTGCGCAGGACGTGGATACCCAATCACCTCCCCCGAGCGCACACACCCAGCATGTAATCGATCATTCCGGGGTGCTCAGTGATTCCGATATCGCCGAATTAGAAGATATGATCGCCAAGGTTAGGCAACAAGAACAGCGCGATATGTATGTGGTGTACCAACCTACATTCGGAACTTTAGATCCAAATAAATTTGCTGAAGACACATTTAAACTCAATGCGGCCGATAATGTTTTAGTTTTCGCAGTAGCCACCGAGACCAGAAAATACGCGGTAGCTCATCGCACTGAAAACTCCGCATGGAGCCAACGCGAAATTACAAACGTTAAAGATGCAGCCCATACAAAACTTGTGGAATTAGACTTCCGAGGCGCTGCCTTTGCCGCTGTAAAAGCTGGCGGCGGAAAAGCCCTACGCACCCCTGAAGAAGAAGCGGCAGCAACCCGAAGCACATATACATTTTTGGGCACTGGAGCGGCGAGCGTTGTGGCGGCCGGTGGTGGCGTTTGGTATTTAAATCGCCGCCGTAAGGCAAAGAATATTGCATCCGCACGGGAGATCGAACCAGGAAATGTTCATGAGCTCAGCAATCAGCCAATTGAGGTGCTGGAGGAACTTGCCAAAGAGGAATTAGTCTCTACTGATGAATCTATTCGACGCGCCCGTGATGAACTGGATTTAGCTATGTCTGAATTCGGCGCGGAACGGGTGCGCCCATTTACTAGCGCCATGAATAGCTCTACATCCACATTGCAACGCGCTTTCCAACTTCAGCAGAAAATTAATAGTGGCCAAGCCGGTTCTCCCACACAACGCAAAGCCATGCTTGTAGATATTGTTTCTAGTTGCGGTTTGGCTGACGACGCCCTGGATAAGGTCGCCGCTGAATTTGCTGAGCTACGCAACCTTTTGGTAAATGCGCCAAGTAAAATCGAGCAGCTCACGCAACAAACCATCGATTTGCGCAGCAGAATTCCTCATGCTGGCGAAACCCTACAACAACTCCAGCAAACCTATGCTCCATCAATTATCGATAGCATTGATGAAAATGTTGATCTAGCCAGCGAACTCACCACACAAGCGGAATCCAATATTGACTCCGCACGTGAGCAATTAAGTTTGCCTCCTGGCTCCCAAGGCGGCGTTATAGATGCCATCCGAAATGCTGAAAACGCAGTATCCCATGCCGATAAAGCACTTTCCAGCGTAGAAAACGCCGCAACAGATATTGCCGCTGCCCAAGCTGGCATTGGCCTAGTAATCACAGAAATCGAGCAAGAAGTCGAGGAAGCGAAGCAACTTAAAGCAGTAGGCAAAGCCCAAGGTTCTCACGCCAACTGGGACAAAGTTGCAGAAACACTTAACCGTGCCCCCGATGTACTCTCCCAAGCTCGGGAAAACGCCGAAGCAGACCCACTGACCACCTATAGCACCCTTGTTGAATACGATGCCGAACTCGATCTCCTATTAGATACAGTTCGGGAAAGCAACGCTCAACAAGCCCGCGCATTGCAAATTCTGGACAATACACTGCAATCCGCCGAAGCGGCATTGCGCTCCGCCGATGACTTTATTGGTACTCGAGGCAAAATCGTTGGCTCATCCGCTCGTGCCCAATTAGCAGAGGGACACCGCCAACATGCACTTGCTCTGCAAAATCGCACCACAGATACCCGAGCAGCCATCGTAGCGGCACAGGAAGCGCAAGCTATTGCAAAACGTGCCCTTAAGGGTGCACGCAGCGATGTCAATGCACATTACGCACGACAAAGCAGCGCTAATAGTAGCTTTACTACCGGCATGATTGCAGGACATATTATGAGCAGTGGTGGCGGCGGCTTTTCAAGCGGCTTCTCCGGTTTCTCCGGCGGAGGAGGCGGAGGCGTCAGCTCCAGTAGCGGCAGTTTCTAGTAGTGCGAGGCTTTAGTGTTTGTGGATCCCAAACGTGAAGACTTGCGCGGAGATTAGCGAACCTTCTATACTTCATGTACAATTATTCACATTAAACACACAGCTTTAATATATCCCGTATTACGCAGAGGGAAGAATGGAGGCACAAATGAATATCTACGAAATTTCTTCCCTGCTCTCTGAGTGGTACGCATTGCCGGAGGATGTTAAGGCTGAATGTCGTCGTTCAGTTGCGGTGGAACGTGTAGCAATGTCCATGGCTATGGAACGCGAGTACGTAAGTAAAGAATGGTTCTATCAAGCCCAGGAACGTCAAAATCAACTTGCTCCAGTTAAGGTTCAATGACACCCGAATTTAACGGCACACGAACATTTGATACCGTTCACGGTAAGTTGCCTTACACAGAGGTAAATGACCGTGTTGCTGAGCCCCTTCGAGTTCTAATCAATGAGATTAACGAAGGGGCTTTTCAAGATTTTGAGCTAAATCCACCCCTTCTCCAGGAATTTCACCGCCGCATCTGCGGAGACCTTACCCCAGCTATTGCCGGCCAATTACGCCAATGCGCAGTCCGTATTGGGCTCCACTACCCACCCGAACACATTTTTGTTTCACAAAAGCTGTGGGAATACTTTGATGATATTCATGCCCGCATGGAATATACCGAAGGCAATCTGCAAAATACCCTAGAACTCCTTGCATATGTGGAGGCTAAAGGCTTACACATCCACCCCTTTGTGGATTTTAATGGGCGCGCGATTCGCGCTTTGGTATATGAAGTTATGCACCGGCTTGATTTTCCCCCCATTGAAATATCTATCGACGCCGCGTCCCCCATGCACACCACATATATTCAAGCTCTGCGAGAATTTGATATCCACCAGTCCCTACAGGGATTAGTAGACCTTTGGAAAAACTATCGATTCCCCCGGTTCCGCGACCAATTTTACTAACCACCCGCAATTTCAAGTTTGTTAGGCGCGGTTTGCATGAGCAAACACTTCACCCTTGATTACAATGCGGCTCTGAGGTGTTGTGGCTGGCCTGGTTCTTGGTCTTTTTGGGTGCTGCTTGGGTGCTGGCTTGGCCTGGTTTTTGAGAGCCGTTGTGGCTGGCGGGGTTTTGGGGTAGATGCCGTGATTGATGTGACTTGTGGGGTTATAGCATCACGGATTCCGGTGGAGGGCTTGTTTTGGACTGGCGTTTGCGGGGGTTTGTGACTGGCGGTTTGGTTGTGTGCGTCCGGTGAACTGGGATTTGCTTAGGGCTAGCCGGTCTTTTTGAGGCTGGTTGGTCCTTCCTGGGGTCTGGTTGGGCGCTGGTTGGACGCCGGTTGGGCGTGTTGTCACAGATTCCATTTTTTTCAGGCGATTTTATGGAATCTGCGACAATGCGGATGAAAACATCACTAGTTTGATAGGGTGCGCCTATCAAACGTCCGGGAAAGCGGCTTAAACACCCGAGAAACCCCGGCACCTTCAGTCCACTCGCTTAAAAAATCGGCTCACACGCTCAACTGATCTTTGCCGCCGTCTCCTTAACTGGCAGACCTTCAACCGACCCTAAGAAATGCGCATATTTCGAGCCGGGACGTCGACCAGCACACAGCCCCAGGTGAGAACTACCGCGTCAAGAAGTGGGAAGTCAGCAATGTCATAAACCCCAAGGGTTGTTCGATACGGCGAAACCTTTGCCACAACTTGTCCTCCCCGCTCAATAGTGCGTTCTTTTCGTAGCGGTGAGTTTCGTTGCAGGGTGTAGTGCCGGTCTCCGCAGGTAGCTACTAATGAGTGGACGGTAAACCCAGTTTGGCGCATGGTAATCATTTCGCCATTTTCGGCGGTGGCACGAAAGCGGAAGTGGAGCGGACCAGGGGTGGATTCCACGAGCAGCCTGTGTTCCCCAACAAAGATGACATCGGCACGAACTAGTGCCACGACCTGTTTCTGCTGGTCGCGTAGGACATTATCTTCCCACACCCAAGTCGGTTGTGGTCGT contains the following coding sequences:
- a CDS encoding TPM domain-containing protein, which codes for MYSKRANVRTTSATFAAMCVTGIAALSTAPIALAVAPNSFETTSIHLAQDVDTQSPPPSAHTQHVIDHSGVLSDSDIAELEDMIAKVRQQEQRDMYVVYQPTFGTLDPNKFAEDTFKLNAADNVLVFAVATETRKYAVAHRTENSAWSQREITNVKDAAHTKLVELDFRGAAFAAVKAGGGKALRTPEEEAAATRSTYTFLGTGAASVVAAGGGVWYLNRRRKAKNIASAREIEPGNVHELSNQPIEVLEELAKEELVSTDESIRRARDELDLAMSEFGAERVRPFTSAMNSSTSTLQRAFQLQQKINSGQAGSPTQRKAMLVDIVSSCGLADDALDKVAAEFAELRNLLVNAPSKIEQLTQQTIDLRSRIPHAGETLQQLQQTYAPSIIDSIDENVDLASELTTQAESNIDSAREQLSLPPGSQGGVIDAIRNAENAVSHADKALSSVENAATDIAAAQAGIGLVITEIEQEVEEAKQLKAVGKAQGSHANWDKVAETLNRAPDVLSQARENAEADPLTTYSTLVEYDAELDLLLDTVRESNAQQARALQILDNTLQSAEAALRSADDFIGTRGKIVGSSARAQLAEGHRQHALALQNRTTDTRAAIVAAQEAQAIAKRALKGARSDVNAHYARQSSANSSFTTGMIAGHIMSSGGGGFSSGFSGFSGGGGGGVSSSSGSF
- a CDS encoding Fic family protein, whose amino-acid sequence is MTPEFNGTRTFDTVHGKLPYTEVNDRVAEPLRVLINEINEGAFQDFELNPPLLQEFHRRICGDLTPAIAGQLRQCAVRIGLHYPPEHIFVSQKLWEYFDDIHARMEYTEGNLQNTLELLAYVEAKGLHIHPFVDFNGRAIRALVYEVMHRLDFPPIEISIDAASPMHTTYIQALREFDIHQSLQGLVDLWKNYRFPRFRDQFY
- a CDS encoding deoxyguanosinetriphosphate triphosphohydrolase; this translates as MGYHYTALDYERRFVESAKRSHFPGTNQEHRTVFARDRARVLHSAALRRLADKTQVVGPHDGDTPRTRLTHSLEVAQIARALGAGLGVDPELAELAGLCHDIGHPPFGHNGEVALNELADLCGGFEGNAQTLRILTRLEPKVLSPSGESFGLNLSRASLDAACKYPWTQADAQAQASGVSSKKSGIKYGAYNEDQSVLAWIRQGSSGVQPPVEGQIMDWSDDVAYSVHDVEDGVLSNRIDLRVLWDLVELVALAEKGSRAFGGDQNELIEAAARLRQLEVVSAAADYDASLGKVAALKALTSELVGRFVSATIAATRKSGQVLGRHSGILVVPPQALAEVTLLKTIAVLYVMEDPGHLRRQDRQREQIRLVYEYLAMGAPGTLDPMFRPWFDAAANDAQRQRVIIDQIASMTESRLQRVYKEAVAISGFFE
- a CDS encoding MFS transporter; amino-acid sequence: MLAPLRHRTYRRLFAAQIVALIGTGLLTVALGLLAYDFAGSQAGQVLAIALTIKICMYVCAAPIVSSWFQRAPTAAVLIGADALRIGIALMLPFVDTQWELYAAIAVLQLASATFTPAFQATIPRVIADEDEYTAALSLSRLAYDLEALLSPMLAAAALLVMTYHGLFMGTALGFLGSLLFVASVIPQLPKGYKSKKHSLGGISTMVRTPHLRRLLWLNIAIAAPMAMVLVNTVVIMRTVFQRNDAAVAWLLAVFGAGSMGVAFLMPKIRERYGDFPVMWAGAAASISGMVVLYLTLILHWEWLLWIIWPVLGAALSAMQTPIGQILRKYTPEAELGQVFAAQFSLSHACYLVTYPLAGWLGATMGLSWATLVLIIIGLFGTMLSVNTREAAPKLEPVGTLNSTR